Proteins encoded together in one Telopea speciosissima isolate NSW1024214 ecotype Mountain lineage chromosome 4, Tspe_v1, whole genome shotgun sequence window:
- the LOC122659388 gene encoding uncharacterized protein LOC122659388, whose protein sequence is MCRRCGMHEETIEHILLHCTFAHAVWFDCNLNSLTAPNPNFKLFQFLLNWKGLSSQSKRVFKEITTRCYYVLWYLWASRNDLLFNGKVWSREEVIQAVHKACSTFLEGCSASESHISYSGVDPALAQGSSFPPPPSSYKLNCDASFDPSSERSGVGFLIRDHLGSCCIAVSNPVTFGDILVGEATAIREGLLEAISEGTLSVVVEGNNLSIISYLTKPLKAPDIRVLPILEDIRHIASYLENCNFSYISRTVNSIADCLAKRQFKNPNKNQLQV, encoded by the coding sequence ATGTGTCGTCGGTGTGGGATGCATGAGGAAACCATCGAGCATATCCTCCTCCATTGTACCTTTGCTCATGCTGTTTGGTTCGATTGCAACTTGAACTCTTTAACTGCGCCTAATCCTAACTTTAAGCTATTTCAATTCTTGCTTAATTGGAAAGGGCTCTCGTCTCAGAGCAAGAGGGTTTTCAAGGAAATAACAACAAGGTGTTACTACGTTCTTTGGTACCTGTGGGCTTCTAGGAACGATTTGCTCTTTAATGGAAAAGTTTGGTCAAGGGAGGAGGTGATCCAGGCTGTCCATAAAGCTTGTTCGACGTTTTTGGAGGGCTGTAGCGCTTCTGAGTCTCATATTTCTTATAGCGGGGTGGATCCAGCTTTGGCGCAGGGTTCTTCATTCCCTCCCCCTCCAAGCTCGTACAAACTTAATTGCGATGCTTCCTTTGATCCAAGTTCAGAGCGAAGTGGAGTGGGGTTTCTTATCCGTGATCATTTGGGCAGTTGTTGTATTGCAGTCTCAAACCCGGTGACTTTTGGAGACATCTTGGTGGGAGAGGCAACGGCAATTAGGGAGGGGCTTCTAGAAGCCATATCTGAAGGAACACTCTCTGTTGTGGTTGAGGGCAACAACCTCTCTATTATCTCTTACCTCACTAAGCCTTTGAAAGCCCCTGACATTAGGGTGCTACCAATTCTGGAGGATATCAGGCATATTGCCTCTTATTTGgaaaattgtaatttttcttatatttcAAGGACTGTTAACTCCATAGCAGATTGCCTTGCCAAGAGG